A window of Ignavibacteriales bacterium contains these coding sequences:
- the hslV gene encoding ATP-dependent protease subunit HslV, whose amino-acid sequence MKIRSTTILGIIKDGQAALGGDGQVTLGNTVMKHNSMKIRKLLNGKVICGFAGSTADAFTLLARFEEKLEQYSGNVYRAVVELAKDWRTDKYLRKLEAMLAIVSEDKAFIVSGTGDVIEPEDNIVAIGSGGMYALAAAKMLKKYSNLSSKEIVEEALKVAADICIYTNEKITVEVIGK is encoded by the coding sequence ATGAAAATTCGATCAACAACAATTTTAGGAATAATTAAAGACGGGCAAGCGGCACTTGGCGGAGACGGACAAGTTACGCTCGGCAACACGGTGATGAAGCATAACTCAATGAAGATCCGCAAGCTTCTTAATGGAAAAGTTATTTGCGGATTTGCAGGATCTACCGCAGATGCATTCACACTCTTAGCAAGATTTGAAGAAAAGCTTGAACAGTACAGCGGTAATGTTTACCGCGCCGTTGTTGAACTTGCAAAAGACTGGCGGACAGATAAATATTTACGGAAACTTGAAGCAATGCTAGCAATCGTTTCGGAAGATAAAGCATTTATTGTTTCGGGTACCGGAGATGTAATCGAACCGGAAGATAATATTGTAGCAATCGGAAGCGGTGGAATGTATGCTCTTGCCGCAGCAAAGATGTTAAAAAAATATAGCAACCTTTCTTCAAAAGAAATTGTAGAAGAAGCACTGAAAGTCGCAGCAGATATCTGCATTTATACAAACGAAAAAATTACTGTCGAAGTGATCGGCAAATGA
- a CDS encoding SDR family NAD(P)-dependent oxidoreductase, translating to MNFNNKVVLITGASTGIGKAIAVKLLEANCKLVLTARRTELIEKYLHQSLITNNQPLILKCDVSKKEEVVSAYNKIKEKFEKVDVAILNAGIGHNVTVENYNSRFAEETFGANIFGIVYWVEQLLPEFVKSKEGMIVGVSSLADNRGYSGSGFYGASKAAASIYLEGLRVELKRYGINVITVKPGFVKTPMTDQNKFKMPLLMSAEKAAYIIIDGIKKEKRVIQFPWQMVLLTRFVGCLPGRLYEWLAMKTKT from the coding sequence ATGAATTTTAATAACAAAGTTGTTTTGATCACCGGCGCCTCTACCGGAATTGGAAAAGCAATAGCAGTTAAACTTTTAGAAGCGAATTGTAAATTAGTTTTAACGGCTCGGCGTACTGAATTGATTGAAAAATATTTACATCAATCACTAATTACCAATAACCAACCACTTATTTTGAAATGTGATGTTAGCAAAAAAGAAGAAGTTGTTTCCGCATATAACAAGATCAAAGAAAAATTCGAAAAAGTTGATGTAGCAATTTTAAATGCTGGCATTGGACATAATGTTACAGTAGAAAATTATAATTCACGTTTTGCAGAAGAAACTTTCGGCGCTAATATTTTTGGAATAGTTTATTGGGTTGAACAACTGCTTCCTGAATTTGTAAAAAGTAAAGAAGGAATGATAGTCGGGGTTTCATCTCTTGCTGATAACCGCGGTTACTCCGGAAGCGGATTCTATGGTGCAAGCAAAGCCGCCGCATCAATTTATCTTGAAGGATTACGCGTTGAATTAAAACGTTATGGAATAAATGTTATTACCGTTAAACCTGGATTTGTAAAAACTCCGATGACGGACCAGAATAAATTTAAAATGCCTTTGCTAATGTCGGCAGAGAAAGCCGCATATATAATAATAGATGGAATAAAAAAAGAGAAACGCGTAATACAATTCCCATGGCAGATGGTTTTGTTAACGAGGTTTGTTGGTTGTCTGCCGGGTAGATTGTATGAATGGCTGGCGATGAAAACCAAAACTTGA
- a CDS encoding DUF3109 family protein, which translates to MNSEFLEIENVFVNAEIVDINFTCDLAKCKGACCTMESEFGAPISKNEIEEINKVLPVILEYLPKDHVEEINKNGFWMNVNDELMTRSLNKRACVFVTWDSDIAKCGIEKAHNDGKIDFIKPVSCHLFPIRISNFSGPVLRYERYSDCGPALEKGNNTQIKILDFCRTALEREFGKEWFEETKKAVDN; encoded by the coding sequence ATGAATAGCGAATTTCTCGAAATAGAAAATGTGTTCGTCAACGCAGAGATTGTTGATATAAACTTTACGTGCGATCTTGCAAAATGCAAAGGTGCGTGTTGTACAATGGAAAGTGAGTTCGGCGCGCCAATTTCTAAAAACGAAATTGAAGAGATCAATAAAGTTCTTCCTGTTATATTAGAATATTTACCGAAAGATCACGTCGAAGAGATCAACAAGAACGGATTTTGGATGAATGTGAATGATGAGTTAATGACACGAAGTCTAAACAAGAGAGCCTGCGTTTTCGTAACTTGGGATAGTGATATTGCAAAGTGCGGGATAGAGAAAGCACATAACGACGGAAAGATTGATTTTATAAAGCCTGTATCTTGTCATTTATTTCCAATTCGAATTTCAAATTTTAGCGGACCTGTACTGCGTTATGAAAGATATTCAGATTGTGGGCCCGCATTGGAAAAAGGAAATAATACTCAAATAAAAATTTTAGATTTCTGCCGTACTGCTCTTGAGAGAGAATTCGGCAAAGAGTGGTTTGAAGAAACAAAAAAAGCGGTTGATAATTAA
- the hslU gene encoding ATP-dependent protease ATPase subunit HslU, producing the protein MKNNITKDLTPTQIVKELDKYIIGQDDAKRAVAIALRNRWRRRQVDESMREEIMPNNIILIGPTGVGKTEIARRLAKLSGAPFIKVEASKYTEVGYVGRDVESMIRDLAELAVSMVRSEKTNEVQEKAERVAEERILDQLIPPQKKSSTVEDENGESEELRNEKTREWMREKLRNGEMDDKLIEFDTSAPAFGMQVLGPMGMDDMTMNLQEMMSSMIPKKKKKRKTPIREARKIIAQEEAEKLIDLEAVQREAIKRVQESGIVFIDEIDKIAGAKSQQGPDVSREGVQRDLLPIVEGSTVNTKYGPVKTDHVLFIASGAFHVSKPSDLIPELQGRFPIRVELKSLSEDDFVKILTIPQNALLKQYSALLQTEGVQISFKDNAITEIAKTAATVNDQVENIGARRLHTILTTLLEDILFEVPDKMPEAAIEITGEMVNEKLDKIVKNRDLSKYIL; encoded by the coding sequence ATGAAGAACAATATCACAAAAGATCTTACACCTACACAAATTGTAAAAGAGCTGGACAAATATATCATCGGACAAGATGATGCAAAACGCGCTGTTGCAATTGCGTTACGGAATAGATGGAGACGCAGACAGGTTGATGAGAGTATGCGGGAAGAAATTATGCCGAACAATATTATTCTGATCGGTCCGACCGGAGTTGGTAAAACCGAGATCGCACGCCGTCTTGCTAAACTTTCCGGTGCGCCATTTATAAAAGTTGAGGCATCTAAATATACCGAGGTTGGTTACGTTGGCCGTGATGTTGAATCAATGATACGCGATCTTGCTGAGCTTGCCGTTAGTATGGTTCGTTCCGAAAAGACAAACGAAGTACAGGAAAAAGCAGAGCGGGTGGCGGAAGAAAGAATTTTAGATCAACTAATTCCTCCGCAGAAAAAATCTTCAACGGTTGAAGATGAAAATGGCGAGAGCGAAGAATTGCGCAACGAAAAAACACGCGAGTGGATGAGAGAAAAACTCCGCAATGGAGAGATGGATGATAAGTTAATTGAGTTCGATACATCTGCGCCAGCATTCGGTATGCAAGTTCTTGGTCCGATGGGAATGGATGATATGACGATGAACTTGCAAGAGATGATGAGCAGTATGATTCCCAAAAAGAAAAAGAAACGCAAAACGCCGATACGCGAAGCAAGAAAAATTATTGCGCAGGAAGAGGCAGAAAAATTAATTGATCTGGAAGCTGTTCAGCGCGAAGCAATTAAACGCGTTCAAGAATCCGGAATTGTATTTATTGATGAGATAGATAAAATTGCCGGCGCCAAAAGTCAGCAAGGACCGGATGTTTCTCGCGAAGGAGTACAGCGCGATCTTCTTCCGATAGTTGAAGGCTCAACGGTAAATACAAAATACGGTCCGGTAAAAACCGATCATGTTTTGTTCATCGCTTCCGGCGCATTTCATGTTTCAAAACCGAGCGATCTTATTCCGGAACTTCAAGGAAGATTTCCAATTCGCGTTGAATTGAAAAGTCTGAGTGAAGATGATTTTGTAAAGATTCTTACTATTCCGCAAAATGCGTTGCTCAAACAATATTCCGCGCTGCTGCAAACGGAGGGCGTTCAAATTTCATTTAAGGATAATGCAATAACGGAGATCGCAAAAACAGCTGCGACCGTGAATGACCAGGTAGAAAATATCGGCGCAAGAAGATTGCACACAATTTTAACAACTCTTCTTGAAGATATTTTATTTGAAGTGCCGGATAAAATGCCCGAAGCGGCAATCGAAATCACCGGAGAGATGGTAAATGAAAAACTTGACAAGATTGTTAAGAACAGAGATTTGAGTAAATATATTTTATAG
- a CDS encoding HAD family acid phosphatase, which yields MKSPRIYITILLTLLIIGCTSTNPTLQIMNLGAAKNAVQAYYESGEFDRECAKIIDNAIDQIDGINLSGKSAVVFDLDETALSNYEYTKEIGFGYVDKLWNEWQQKGIAPAIKDTKRFYDYLLSKNIHVIFVTGRYAEVGEATKRNLIEQGYAKFDTLIIRSDNERKIPTAEWKAAKREELVSKGYNIIACIGDQWSDLVGDSTGIKIKLPSYLYLLD from the coding sequence TTGAAATCACCTAGAATTTATATAACAATTCTTCTTACGTTATTGATTATAGGCTGCACTTCAACAAATCCTACTCTTCAAATAATGAATCTCGGTGCGGCAAAGAATGCTGTTCAAGCATATTATGAATCAGGCGAGTTTGACCGCGAGTGTGCAAAGATAATTGATAATGCAATTGATCAAATAGACGGAATAAACCTTTCGGGAAAGTCTGCTGTAGTGTTTGATCTTGATGAGACTGCTCTTTCCAATTATGAATACACAAAGGAAATCGGATTCGGATACGTTGATAAGCTTTGGAACGAATGGCAGCAAAAAGGAATTGCGCCTGCAATCAAGGATACAAAACGATTTTATGACTATCTTCTTTCAAAGAATATACATGTAATATTTGTTACCGGACGTTATGCAGAAGTTGGTGAAGCAACGAAGAGAAATCTTATCGAACAAGGTTACGCAAAATTTGATACGTTGATTATACGATCGGATAACGAACGCAAAATTCCCACAGCTGAATGGAAAGCGGCAAAACGCGAAGAACTAGTTTCTAAAGGTTATAATATTATTGCTTGTATCGGTGATCAGTGGAGTGATCTTGTTGGCGATAGCACGGGAATAAAAATAAAATTACCGAGTTATTTATATCTGCTTGATTAA
- a CDS encoding cupin domain-containing protein produces MFVKPLNNIPKEEVKAGEKTSKQVLISSEEGPNFAMRKFSIEPGGGMPMHTNTVEHEQLVLNGNAKVIIGGCEFEAKKDDIVFIPANTPHSYKNIGNEPFEFLCVVPNKTDVMEIVDKK; encoded by the coding sequence ATGTTCGTAAAACCGCTCAACAACATTCCAAAAGAAGAAGTTAAAGCAGGAGAGAAAACATCAAAGCAAGTTTTAATTTCATCGGAAGAGGGACCAAATTTCGCAATGCGTAAATTTTCGATAGAGCCGGGCGGCGGAATGCCGATGCATACAAACACAGTTGAACATGAACAACTTGTACTCAACGGAAATGCGAAAGTGATTATCGGCGGTTGTGAGTTCGAAGCAAAGAAGGATGATATTGTGTTCATTCCTGCCAACACTCCACATAGTTACAAAAATATAGGCAATGAACCGTTTGAGTTTTTGTGTGTTGTTCCGAATAAGACCGATGTAATGGAAATAGTTGACAAAAAATAA
- a CDS encoding M14 family metallopeptidase gives MKLIRLILFIAMLTSSFLTASSKQKILTTAEKTNFESTSRYSEVMFFFKQLKKNYPNNIRIESLAKSIEGRDVPLIIMGKPLPRSPKELTKDKRIVIYVQANIHAGEVEGKEAIQMIARDILLKETPDYLKNVVLLICPIFNSDGNEQISKQNRTNQNGPVNGVGVRHNGQMLDLNRDAMKLESPEDRGFVSAMNRWDPSLFIDLHTTNGSYHQEPLTYTWMVNPNGDRGLINYMRDKMMPWMKTTLTEKYKQQNVFYGEFFDQRAPEKGWYYDAVQPRYIVNYVGLRNRLSILNENYVYADFKTRVTGCYNLLRSLLDYVSANKDEIKNMLKEVDAKTIVRGMNPTEKDSFSVDYTYKPTPQPEIINAFEMEPYKDANGRDRLKPTDKVKTVTVPYLADYFSKRSVQFPYAYIITIPDAQVINLLKMHGIKIEKLEKTITIDVQTIKTKELKPAARLNQGHYNNSIKVEYINEKKEFAAGSLIVRTSQRLANVAAYLLEPETDDGLLYWNYWDKYLVPQWGGMFLPYPVAKVLTVQEIPSKELK, from the coding sequence ATGAAATTAATCAGACTAATATTATTCATTGCGATGTTAACTTCATCATTTTTAACTGCATCTTCCAAACAAAAAATTCTAACAACTGCTGAGAAAACAAATTTTGAATCAACATCACGTTACAGCGAAGTGATGTTTTTTTTCAAACAGCTTAAAAAGAATTATCCTAATAATATTAGAATTGAATCTCTTGCAAAAAGTATTGAAGGAAGAGATGTTCCGCTTATCATCATGGGAAAACCGCTTCCAAGATCGCCGAAAGAACTAACAAAAGATAAACGCATTGTAATTTATGTTCAGGCAAATATTCATGCCGGAGAAGTTGAAGGAAAAGAAGCAATACAAATGATCGCTCGTGATATTTTATTAAAAGAAACACCTGATTATTTAAAAAATGTTGTTCTTCTAATTTGTCCAATATTCAATTCGGACGGCAACGAACAAATCAGCAAGCAAAACAGAACCAATCAGAATGGACCTGTTAATGGTGTTGGCGTACGCCACAATGGACAAATGCTTGATCTGAACCGCGATGCAATGAAACTTGAATCTCCTGAAGACCGCGGATTTGTATCGGCAATGAATCGCTGGGACCCTTCTCTATTTATTGATCTTCACACAACGAACGGTTCTTATCATCAAGAGCCGTTAACATACACATGGATGGTTAATCCAAACGGTGACAGAGGTTTGATAAATTATATGCGCGATAAAATGATGCCTTGGATGAAAACAACCTTAACGGAAAAATATAAACAGCAAAATGTTTTTTATGGAGAGTTCTTTGATCAACGCGCACCGGAAAAAGGATGGTACTATGATGCAGTTCAACCGCGTTACATTGTAAACTATGTCGGTTTGAGAAACCGTCTTTCTATTTTGAACGAGAACTATGTTTATGCAGATTTTAAAACGCGCGTTACCGGATGCTATAATTTACTTAGATCACTCTTGGATTACGTTTCCGCGAACAAAGATGAAATAAAAAATATGCTGAAAGAAGTTGATGCAAAAACAATTGTGCGCGGAATGAATCCAACTGAAAAAGATTCTTTTTCTGTTGATTATACTTACAAACCAACTCCTCAACCGGAAATAATTAATGCATTCGAGATGGAACCGTACAAAGATGCGAACGGAAGAGACCGGTTAAAACCAACCGATAAAGTTAAAACCGTTACCGTTCCTTACCTTGCGGATTATTTTTCCAAACGAAGTGTGCAGTTTCCTTATGCTTATATTATCACCATTCCGGATGCTCAAGTGATTAATCTTCTTAAGATGCACGGAATCAAAATTGAAAAATTGGAAAAAACAATAACGATTGATGTTCAAACAATAAAAACAAAAGAGTTAAAACCGGCGGCACGCTTGAATCAAGGACATTATAACAATTCTATCAAGGTTGAATATATTAACGAGAAAAAGGAATTTGCGGCGGGAAGTTTAATTGTGCGTACATCTCAACGATTAGCAAATGTTGCTGCATATCTGCTTGAACCGGAAACTGATGACGGTTTGCTCTATTGGAATTATTGGGATAAATATCTTGTGCCGCAATGGGGCGGAATGTTTTTGCCGTATCCTGTTGCAAAAGTTTTAACCGTACAGGAAATTCCATCGAAGGAATTGAAATAA
- a CDS encoding isoprenylcysteine carboxylmethyltransferase family protein produces the protein MIAIDVFIIILLFTLFAFSHTLLASNKIKIALAEKLGVKIAFYRLFYNLSSLLFFIVFYAAAPKPNVIVYDLQFPFDIITFALQVLSLIGLVWATRPIDLKEFLGTAQIERYLRGEYKVEDLDERQTLRIEGAFKFVRHPIYLFSILFLGLRPTMSLFYFIMFICIVVYFYIGSIYEERKLVEKFGDEYIEYQKNIPRLVPFAKSYLQKPVSKIDSGSSPE, from the coding sequence ATGATTGCTATTGATGTTTTTATTATCATTTTACTCTTCACACTATTTGCTTTTTCACACACGCTGCTGGCATCGAATAAAATAAAAATTGCACTTGCAGAAAAACTTGGCGTAAAGATAGCTTTCTACCGGTTGTTTTATAATTTATCCTCATTGTTATTTTTTATTGTCTTCTATGCGGCAGCACCAAAACCTAATGTAATTGTTTACGACTTACAGTTTCCTTTCGATATTATTACATTTGCACTCCAAGTTCTTTCGCTAATTGGATTAGTCTGGGCAACGCGACCGATCGACTTAAAAGAATTTCTCGGAACAGCTCAGATAGAACGTTACTTGCGTGGTGAATACAAAGTTGAAGATCTAGATGAAAGACAAACTTTAAGGATCGAAGGTGCGTTTAAATTTGTACGTCATCCGATTTACTTGTTCTCAATTTTGTTTTTAGGTCTGCGTCCAACAATGAGTTTGTTTTACTTTATCATGTTCATTTGCATCGTTGTTTATTTTTATATCGGTTCGATTTATGAAGAACGGAAGCTTGTAGAAAAATTTGGCGATGAATACATAGAATATCAGAAAAATATTCCGCGATTGGTCCCTTTTGCGAAGTCATACTTGCAAAAGCCGGTATCCAAAATAGATTCCGGATCAAGTCCGGAATGA
- a CDS encoding ATP cone domain-containing protein, which yields MSKFKYVIKRSGAVVPFNPDRIANVIYRAAVSVGGRDKEKSFELAKKVVTMMEETFEEGYRPQVEEIQDIIEKVLIENGHAKVAKEFILYREEAAQRRRADSRHFSKPNELIPWRKVWRSLDWAVTHNLNTVEAANARIRNGEFPHIVHEAESFYETQLDTAAELIKERSSELKMVMVSGPSSSGKTTTTMKLEQRLKKSGMSFVPLVVDNYFFDLEMHPKDEFGDYDFETPQALDLEMINDHLKRLAAGEEVKIPYYDFKTGKRLADRTPLQIHDHEVLLIDSLHGLFPEFSKEIPASQKFKLYLEPLLQMKMPNGEYIRWTDLRLIRRMLRDSVHRAYNPEQTLLHWHYVRASEKRNILPYSNTADYIVNTSMPYEISLYRPKLLAHFIEWEKKYQNDPLREDAYTRASRVKKMLEAIEPIEDDSPVPGDSVMREFIGGSTIEYH from the coding sequence ATGAGCAAGTTCAAATATGTAATTAAAAGAAGCGGGGCAGTTGTTCCTTTTAATCCCGATAGAATTGCAAATGTTATTTACAGAGCGGCGGTTTCTGTCGGAGGACGCGATAAAGAAAAATCTTTTGAACTTGCTAAAAAAGTTGTGACTATGATGGAAGAAACATTTGAAGAAGGTTATAGACCGCAAGTTGAAGAGATACAAGATATAATTGAAAAAGTTTTGATTGAGAACGGACACGCTAAAGTTGCAAAAGAATTTATTCTTTATAGGGAAGAAGCAGCTCAAAGAAGACGCGCGGACTCACGCCATTTTTCCAAACCGAACGAATTGATTCCATGGAGAAAAGTTTGGCGCTCTCTTGATTGGGCGGTTACGCATAATCTAAACACAGTTGAAGCTGCCAATGCAAGAATCCGTAATGGAGAATTTCCGCACATCGTTCACGAAGCAGAATCATTTTACGAAACACAACTTGATACTGCTGCTGAACTAATCAAAGAAAGAAGCAGCGAATTAAAAATGGTAATGGTAAGCGGACCTTCGTCTTCCGGCAAAACGACAACAACAATGAAACTTGAACAGCGTTTGAAAAAAAGCGGAATGAGTTTTGTCCCGCTGGTTGTTGATAATTATTTCTTTGATCTTGAAATGCATCCTAAAGATGAATTTGGTGATTATGATTTCGAAACTCCGCAAGCACTCGATCTTGAAATGATCAACGATCATTTAAAACGGCTCGCTGCTGGTGAAGAAGTTAAAATTCCTTACTATGATTTTAAGACCGGTAAAAGACTAGCAGACAGAACACCGCTTCAAATACACGATCATGAAGTTTTGCTTATTGATAGTCTCCACGGATTGTTTCCGGAGTTCAGCAAAGAAATTCCTGCTTCACAAAAATTTAAACTCTACCTTGAACCGTTACTGCAAATGAAAATGCCGAACGGAGAATATATCCGCTGGACTGATTTACGTTTGATTCGCCGCATGCTGAGAGATTCTGTTCACCGCGCTTATAATCCCGAACAAACATTATTGCATTGGCATTACGTGCGGGCATCTGAAAAAAGGAATATTCTTCCATACAGCAATACCGCGGATTATATTGTGAATACTTCCATGCCGTATGAAATTTCGTTATACCGACCAAAACTTTTAGCTCATTTTATTGAATGGGAAAAGAAATATCAAAACGATCCTTTGAGAGAAGATGCATACACGCGCGCTTCACGCGTTAAGAAAATGCTCGAAGCAATTGAACCGATTGAAGACGATTCACCTGTTCCTGGCGATTCAGTAATGCGGGAGTTTATTGGCGGAAGCACGATTGAATATCATTAG
- the rpoN gene encoding RNA polymerase factor sigma-54 gives MLSLHQRLSLQQKLSPQQIQYQKLLQLNTLALEQRIKTELELNPILEESLDEEFELSQEENEDSDEGEELKTADEEEKYDSKEDEFDLEDYMNEAESEHEFDRMNRSRDDEKIRPITPQKKSLRENLMDQLHMLDLTEEETILGENIIGGLDKDGYFKQSLEKMVHELNLFENIKVTVEDAEKIIKQIQTLEPIGIATRNLQEGLLVQIRNSSYDPYYSYIAEKILSEHFEDFANRRFDAIQKDLDLSKETLRTTIDVIQKLNPRPGEGNIDSEEMNQITPDFLIEKVEENYIVTLNDRSVPSVTISKTYLEMIDTNKRKRKISNREKETYKFLREKFDSAKWFIASIQQRRHTLMKIMRAILEKQYEFFEMGPRFLKPMIYKDIADEIGMDISTISRVVNGKFVQSPQGIHELKYFFSEGLSTDSGDDISNKHIKELIKEICDNEPKDSPYSDDRIASILQEKGIHVARRTIAKYREALKISVARLRREL, from the coding sequence ATGTTGTCACTTCATCAAAGATTGTCTTTACAGCAAAAACTTTCTCCGCAGCAGATCCAATATCAGAAACTGCTGCAGTTGAATACTCTTGCGCTTGAACAGCGAATCAAAACAGAACTTGAGTTAAATCCGATACTTGAAGAATCTCTTGATGAAGAATTTGAATTATCACAGGAAGAGAATGAAGATTCTGATGAAGGCGAAGAATTAAAAACTGCCGACGAAGAAGAAAAATACGACAGTAAAGAAGATGAGTTCGATCTTGAAGATTACATGAATGAGGCTGAATCGGAACATGAGTTTGACCGCATGAATAGAAGCCGTGACGATGAAAAGATTCGTCCGATCACTCCTCAGAAAAAATCCCTACGAGAAAATTTGATGGACCAGCTTCATATGCTCGATCTTACAGAAGAAGAGACGATCTTGGGCGAAAATATAATCGGTGGATTGGATAAGGACGGTTATTTCAAACAGAGTTTAGAAAAGATGGTTCACGAATTAAATTTGTTTGAAAATATAAAAGTAACAGTTGAGGATGCTGAAAAAATAATTAAGCAGATCCAAACGCTTGAACCGATTGGCATTGCTACAAGAAATTTACAGGAAGGTCTTCTTGTCCAGATTAGAAATTCATCTTACGATCCATACTATTCTTATATCGCAGAGAAAATTCTATCAGAACATTTTGAAGATTTTGCAAATAGGCGGTTCGATGCTATTCAGAAAGATCTTGATCTTTCAAAAGAAACTTTACGCACAACAATTGATGTGATTCAGAAATTAAATCCACGGCCGGGAGAAGGTAACATTGATTCCGAAGAGATGAATCAGATCACGCCGGATTTTCTTATAGAAAAAGTTGAAGAGAATTATATTGTTACTTTAAACGATAGAAGTGTTCCATCCGTAACAATAAGTAAAACTTATCTTGAAATGATAGACACTAACAAACGGAAAAGAAAAATTTCCAATCGTGAAAAAGAAACTTATAAGTTCTTGAGGGAAAAGTTTGATTCTGCAAAATGGTTTATTGCATCAATTCAACAACGGCGACATACATTAATGAAGATCATGCGCGCTATTCTTGAAAAGCAATATGAATTTTTCGAGATGGGTCCCCGTTTTCTCAAACCGATGATCTATAAAGATATTGCCGATGAAATTGGAATGGATATTTCCACCATCAGCCGCGTTGTAAATGGAAAATTTGTTCAGAGTCCGCAAGGTATTCATGAATTAAAATATTTTTTCAGCGAAGGACTTTCTACTGATAGCGGCGATGATATTTCGAACAAACATATTAAAGAACTGATAAAAGAAATTTGCGACAACGAACCGAAGGACAGTCCTTATAGTGACGATAGAATTGCAAGCATACTTCAGGAAAAAGGAATACACGTAGCTCGCCGAACGATTGCTAAATACCGCGAGGCGCTCAAAATATCCGTCGCGCGTTTGCGAAGGGAATTATGA